In Oncorhynchus nerka isolate Pitt River linkage group LG21, Oner_Uvic_2.0, whole genome shotgun sequence, the genomic window ACCAAGAGTCTGTTGATTGGTCAGTCACTGGGTTAATTTGTTTTGCaatatgttcaaatcaaatcaagctttatttatacagcacatttcagacatggatgcaACACAATGGTTTCACAGgaaaaaacaatgaaaataaaccAAACTATTTcgtataaaaaacaacaacaacttaaAGACTAATGAGCATCCTAAGGAAATGCCATTGATTAAAATGTTAAAATAACCAACCCAAAATATAACTTGTTTTTTAGGAGGTTCTGAAAGACACTATGGGGGCATCGATTGAAAATTGACTGgtaacaacaactgggacctaaaagacacccaccatgagacccACTAAAACTGCCCAAGAAGAGGAAAACAAAAGAAATACCCACACCAAACGtacagacaggaagcaaaccaaaaggtggtggttaaaataatttatttacaatcaataccattcacactttacaaaatcatatctctcattcattcttaattacttatatttacaaaaccaaatcaccaaacaccaaacaaaaacaaacctcaggggagcatcgtccctccccgtcatacctaaccctttccctatctccccttccctaatctatccccttaccaaactcactctaacactcccagccctaaaccccctttccacctctcccgtgccgcatgcttcccccacttcctctcctccctcttcatcctccccctcaaatcaccttccacccttctcactatcccttccacccccaatctcTTCCTGTCTTGACTAAattctgcctggcttcccacagtccctttttaaagagactcatgagaagccagagcagaaacctgtccctatccgttccctttgctctccctacgcctctctctagcctagcccatgtcaacacaaaatcactcctaaccacacctagcatcacccgtgccctagcccagactagtccggcaaaggcacagtcccagaaggcatggcgcacagtctcctccctgccacaagaggatcttggacaggtgggggattgcaacaaactataccggtacaagatggaaagtACCGGCAAacgcttatgaaggctcaaccaattcaggtccttgagcccgttgtccaggccccgcgcctgcactccctcccagaccactgacgagatgcccgctacgggcgcaggactccctgcctgcctgacctcctcgtaccgttgcctgtggtctaaacctactcgggcaacttcaacctcggggtgcgcacgcagccacttggccgcatgaccaaagtgccacggcagctgttccgcccaaggacccgcgttagaccacaccattacgcttctcgcctgatacgagaagaacacccgcaggaggtaaccggacgggtgtatcactggctgagcaagctccgctaacaagaaagaaacaaaaattgagtccagcttgatggggaaatgtggtacccccctacctccctccccgatgggacagatcatgcgtgccctggcgacccactcgcacctgccactccacataaactgaaacacaagcctcactagaggcctcctcagacaagccggcaatgggtagatgtacgccaaatacaaaagagacggcaacacatccacctttaggaccaggactttgcccataaaagacaaatacctagccttccacattgctatcttcctctgtaccactgcgatacgcatgttccagtttagcgtcgctgagccggaggtctcaaaatgaacccagagaatcctcagggccccttcacagagagataaccccccaggcacatccgttctaccgcgccatcttccgaaaaacttgacggaagactttgcatggttcagaactgctcccgacgctcgggtgaaatccccaaagatggcaagggaccttgtcaggcacaagtccttgcacaacagcaaggaagtgtcgtcggcgtactgcgtcatcttaacacgcagcccaccacttccagggatcagcaagccttccacccctgtgtctgccctaatggcagcccccagaggctccatgtacagaacgaagaggagagccgagagtgggcatccctgcctgaccccagacgagaggtcaaaaacgtcacctaagtgactatttacactaactcgacaccccgctccgacatataaagtacggatccatcctataaacttctccccaaatcctaatctacctaacaccctgaatagaaaagatctattcacgcgatcaaaagctttcgcctgatctagcgctgctaccattaaaggcagccctctatcttcaacccaagcgatggaatccctgatcaaccgtaggttccatcttatagagcggccctctaccccgcacgtctgatcctcgtggacgacgtagggaagggctgtgcgcaaccggtctgctaaaacctttgcaagaatcttgtaatctacgcacagcatggtcaatggccgccagttgccaaggtcagttgcttcccccttcttataaagaagtgacagcacaccaacagccattgatcccccccgggacccccgtctcaaggatggccttcaagacttcgagaaccactggtccaagtataccccaaaacttgaggtaaaactcagccggcagcccatccaccccaggcaccttcccttttcccatcctcctaagagcgctctcaacctcttctagtgagatctgggcctccatcacgtctctaatgtcctctggctaccgccgggacaagtgttctaaaaacacgtttccctgctctacatctatttccctttccttaaataaaccttggaaatgatcagttgtcaccctgaccatttcctctggtttacttactatactaccattttcttccctaactccatgcattaccttcctactctgcctggccctaaccgacttaaagaacatagcggaacaagtctcattatgttctagaaagccactatgcgcacgctccaggaaagctcaagccttctgctcctgcagctccctgagctgcgcctttagggctgcgaatctctcccagtcaatcgacccgccgaggttgcctgcctcgtactcgagttcaattaaccttggatacgatccacctccctcctttcctccctttttttccttctacaatatcctattataaaagcccttatcctccccttaactaaatcccaccactctaacacccctcgcacatagaccggaggccgtcaagcctccgaaagaaacaaaaaaatgcgtcaacgaaagcctgctcctccagtatatcccgatctaacttccagtaccccctaccgaagaggcagactggcgaccccacctgcaggaacaccccgtcgtgatccgtgaagaaaacaggcaacagccgcccagacaactgacccaaagacctggatacaaaaatgtagtcgagcctccgcgcaacccccctggagttgcgccatgtaggaccgaccattgccggagtagtgtgcaggccaccatcaaccagaccatggcaagccattagcccagagatggcacctgcactgctatcaccgcctacccctaaatctatattaaagtctcctcctatcaccaagtgcctgtttgtaacacacagggGCGCCAGACAGTCCCTTTCTTCTTTGGTGAAGGAGGTAGCGGGGAGACACAACGTCCCATCCCCGCTAACTCCTCCACCAAATCCCTCATTTCGACCTCGAGGAAGCCTGGCAGGCTGTCCCCCaatctcccctcccacctccactcctccctccttctccgtcACTGTCccctcttccactccttctcgtaccactgtccccttctccctcttctctgctcctccaCGTTCATCCACCTTTTTAATCTCTCCTTCTTTTTCCTtctttccatcttctctctttcttttcgccTCTTCCTTCTTCCCTTCTTCGTCCTTTCCCCTGTGCCATCCGTACAATCCGCACGCGTCCTTTCTTttctcccccatcccccgctcccccAGCTGCAGACGCGTATGACCTGTGACAAGCCAGGCAATCACGCCACAGGTGTTCTCTGgagccacacccgtggcaagCCTTGGGCTCGTCACACTCCCTGGCCTCGTGCTCTTCCGACCCACAAAACCGACATTTCTTGTTACTGCACGAGGCCAGGGTATGGCCGTAGGCCATTCAACGCCTGCAGaacgggggctgacgtgcatagtaGAGTGTTTCCCTGTCAGCCCCCAGGGAGAACATCgccggaggatggaggtagccatccACACTCTTCGGGGACTCCCTGAGTAACGCCTGGAAACCTCTCTTTCCGTTCCAGAAACACAGGGAGTCCCTGAGGTACCTCGCTGAGGAGACATTTTCCATAtatctccccagaaaggccctcaccTCTTCATCCTTCACATGCGGATTGTACATGGTTACGGTGACCACCCTGAAGTTGTTCCTTGCCAGGCTGGTCACCGTGTAATGGCACAGGGGTCCTTCTTCTTTCCCTTCCCTCACCATCTTCATAATCTCGTCGTGCTGTTCTTCCAAATGTACAGTCACATCAAACCCTTTCTCCACCGGATTCCCCTGAAGGCAGAGGACATCTTTCACCTTCAACTTCAGATGCCCCATCAGAATGGTCCTCGCAAAGGTTTCTCTCCCCCAAggctccatctctctttccctccaagaAAAACGCACCGTATTGGCCAGCCCAACTGCTGGAACCGACCGTGACGCTTTTTCCTGctccatctccgcaaggagaatagCACACCTGGCTCTCCAACCTCTTCCAAAAAACAAGAAAAAGTTAAAaacaggaagcaaaccaaaaaggTGGAGCAACTAAATGTGTTGACTCctcacatctatcaagacaactggagcactgggccagacactcttaaatagaacctggaccagctcaggtgaaacaccttcccactaacaagatggacaagccagcacaggtgtaacacatactgactaacgaggtgacaccaatcagtgcATCCTACGTGCTGACGAGCTGTATGTGCTGACGTGCGAAACGtgctaaagtccaacctcaaaacaaAAATTGAAAATCAAATACTAACACCCTAAGACAACAAATATATCCAATATTTCTGTTGGACAAGTTTGCTCACCGCCAACAGAAAACTTATATTTTACATTCCATTTTACATTATAATCAACTACAACGCTTCAACTTCACCAATATAAACATAGTGCCTACTGGCtattaaaaacaattaaaaacaagaaaaaacatTTCTAAATAATAATATTCAATATCTTTTCTCATCTTCCATTCTATAGAATGATTCTATAGAAtcctaaaactcactagcttctcgaactctcgtcttcctaaaactcactagcttctTGAACTCTCGTACCATCGGAACGAGCCCAAACAAAACTCATCTCCAAAACGGAAAAACATGCAGTCCAAAATAAATTGTTATCCATGGCAACTCACTGACTAAACGCGAAACATTTTGACTGCCAACCCTTGAGACAATCAGCAACCAGGTTGTTCTCACCAAGGACATGTCTGATTTCAAGAGGAAACTCCTGCAATATCCGTAGTAACTTTCCACCTCACTGCggagcttctctctcttttcagggtTCACTCGATAGGCATGTTGTTGGATCTGGGCTCAGTCCCCAAAGTCATGCTCTAATACATTTGGGTTGGCACATCTGAGAATGAACCCTGATATTTTAAAAGCAGAGCAAAAATGTCAATATAATTGTACCCAAAATTGTCAGCTGATTGCATAAATAATTATTACTAAATGTTACATGAATTGTAAATATGAAATATCAAAACCAAATGTACACCCCTTTGTTAATATGTATTGGCAATAATAACTGAATGGTGAGGCATGGAAtaataaaacatgtatcttttgtCAGGCTGAATGTTTGAAATATGAGGTGATTTGAGACATACTTCTTCAGTAGTGGAATAAAGACAATTAGCATTTGAATGTTCCAAAGAAATGCTGGAGTGATGTAGGATTGTTAATAAAATTGTATCATAGACCAATTCATTATACTGCGTCCATGATTTTCAACATCTTTTCAATTACATTTTGCTAAATGGGAATAgcccaatgtcaaaacacagttttAACATGTCCAAAACAATAACCAATATGTAGAAACAGTTTGGGATAAATTGAAAACATAAACATTGAAGAGTAAGTGTAACacaacacttttttttgttaGTCACTTTTTGTTGAATCTCATGAATAGTACTCTTCcaattcagagcctggatttCCATATAATGTTGAAATCAATGGAACAGGGGACAAACAATTAGGGTTCTACATTGTGATATCATtagaatactcctactacaatgttaaaacattctacattgtgacattatttcattgatatcatgaaacaactcctTCATGTATTTTATGTTTAATCAGAGTAtctcttcccctgtgtgtgtccGCTTGTGTATAGTCAGGCTGTGTGAccgagtaaaactcttcccacattgatcacaactataaggtttctctcctgtgtgtgttctctggtgtgtagTTAGATAGCTAGAAGTAGAAAAACTCTTCCTACATTGATTACAGCtatatggtttctctcctgtgtgtgttctctggtgttcaGTCAGATGGCTAGATttagcaaaactcttcccacattgatcacagctaaatggtttcactcctgtgtgtgttctctggtgttcaGTCAGATGGCAAGGATAAACAAAACTTCTCccacattgagcacagccatATGGTTTCTCTCTTGTGTGATGTCTTTGATGTATTTTAAGTTCTACTGAATAGTTGAATCTTTtaccacagtcagagcagcagtggtAATATTTCCTCCATGTGGGTTTCTGCTGGTGTCTCTTGAggagttctgatctggagagacatGTCTCTGCCActtcagcatcatgttgttgttgttgaggctccccagaggatccacgatagtcacatctctctcctgtgtgaacaacaaagtcagacagatggttaaaggcccacaacagcagaAATCCACTGTTTATTTGAGGTAAAAGGTGATGCCCAGAGCGTACCCATGAAGTTGTACAACAATTGACGTCTGTTAAAATATTTTACAATTGTCTTAAGACAGTCAAGCAGTGTGTCAGACGACTTTTGGTCTCCAAAAAAGGCCCCTTTATGTGTTTGCTCAAATTGCGGCACGAGGGCAATGCACACACAATTTGATTGCAGAAACACCTCCCTGATAATGAGGAAACCGCTAGTTATGGaggtagtatatctggtaatgaggaaaccactagttatggatgtagtatatctgcctgGAACAAAAATGGCGAGCTAAGATTTAAAGGGAAAAACTCAGCATTAAAAGGGAGAAACATAATGCActgatccagtggaaatgtcataaaatacctgattacttcttatccatTGCACAAATAGCCGACAGCTGTGTCTGTCTCAAACTCACTGGAGCGGGaaactgagggcccagaatattttatacaatgttgcaagtttcgGAGGACCCAGTTGATAGAATGTTTCAAGTTCGTTGTAGACAGGCCATGtgcagccaatgtgatttataggatatttatttttatcaggatattttctacctgcaggctgcaatgtttctatttgttggctttatgcaGACAattttttacatagttggcaataaaagtaacttttagatttgtataatTTACATTTATATAGAATGTAGATTAATCACAGACAATGATTGAGATACTATTATCAATTAAATTAAACTGTTCcatgaaaatgtgcatatgaaaatcaaACTGTCACGGAGATCAGTAAGATAAAGATACATTTGCACTCCAAATGTAGGTTGCCTACTGCTTGTGTAGCCTATTACCAGCAATGTCAGAATTTATGAAGGCCAGCAGGAGGTGGTGGTCTTCTCTTCTGTTTAGGCATATTGATGTTATGGCATGACATCTAACAATTTGACCCCCACAGGAAATCTACATGGGTCAttatagaatatactatatagcctagacacctggttaaactatcattatgacatcatggatggccagtccttgtatTCATAGTGTAGTGAATTCGGGAGCTGGACTCGATCCTGGGTCCACTGactgtcaagccaacaccttaTAACTGTGACGCCAAGATGTCTGAACTTCTTGACGAGGTCCCAAGGTTTTGTGTTAAGGTTGATATAATAGCtttctctatgaatttgagagtggttacatttctccagcccccatccctcagctgtttaccaaaccaAGTCTCTGGGCAGCCATTTAGTTGCTGTTTAAATACTAGGTTGTCCCTTTAAAAAAGCCACAcaacaatcaatcaaccaatctgcAGTTTAAACAATGGCAATGTTATTTGGTAATAAGATgatggatggggctggagaaatgtaactggTCGCAAATTCATTgacagacctatggatgcaaggactgaccatccatgatatcgacattattgttttaaccatgttgaggcgATACAGTGTTGATTTATATTGTttctaaacattggagtaaaaaaaggcttatttggggttctgatggggtacaacagttgaactaagctcatgaagcATGTGTtaaattcttcaagaatcaatggctataaataaataatttacaaGTCCAAATATGGATATAGCAATTGAATATTTCGCCTTTAACACCACACATCAGatcaacaactgcagagtttgtgcttctgtttttaagacagtacttactagtgttaatcagggAACGGTTTCTCAAAACCATCTTATGGCTAAATTCATTGTTAGAACCATTGGATGCCTTAAGATGgctttgggaaaccgggcccaaatatccagtttcctcctcctttttcgatgtaacagtcatctccccctcctcctctttcactctgaacgcatcttcctcttcttttactgtaacatccgcctcctctttcactctgaacgcgtcttcctcttctttcactgaaacgtctttctcttcttctttcatgGTAACAGCCTCAACCTCTACTTCTtgttttactgtaacatcctcctcctcctcctttttcacTCTGAACgagtcttcctcttctttcactgaaacgtctttctcttcttctttcacggtaacagcctcaccctctacttcttTTTTTACTGCAACAGCCTCCTCTTCTTTCACGGGAGTTTCTTTCTCCGTCCAGTAGACTTCCTCTTCTTTAGCAGAAGGAGAGTAGCTTAGTGACCGCATGGTtaggctaatgctaacttaaccagcccGCTAGCTGACTAATAACAACACCGTATATATGAAAATAAATCTGATAACTAACTAGACGACAGAAATGGGTTGAAAACACGGTGGTTAATAAACACGAAAGCGTCTAAAGAGCTTTATTGGTTCGGCTATTTTGTCTAGCAAGCTACGGAGGTGTCTAACTGTTGCTGATGTTGAAAGAAGCGTTCCGTCCACTAGAAAATTCGTCACACTAGCAGCATTGCCTTAAAGTCGCACACCGTCCTCTGTTGAatggagtgggtaacgcagttgagtaaaatgtatattttatcTTCAGACAACAAGTTAAAGTGTAGGAAGCATGCGTTTTTACTCACCAGTGTAACAATACCGTGTGGTTAAAGACGTAGTAAGCTAGTTGTAGTCACTTTATGGTTACCTAGAAGAACAAACAGTTATGTTTTTGCATATTTATAAACTTATTTCGGGAAATCTTAACTACCCACAATGCACTATTCCCCAACGTCATATGTATGATCAACTCTGTGCTATCGAGTTTGGTTGCCAGTGTAACGACAGTTTCAAGTTCGATATTCGACAGATATTCGCGCTTTCAAACCATTTGAGCCACAGACTCCAAATATTGCGCATAACATTGCACAGTTCTTATTTTCACGATTTGGACATTACTTCGCTTTCCAAAGCTAAAACATGTGGAAATGTGATTAGCATTTTGTATTCCTAGTTGACTTAGTTAGGGAGCGTAAACAAAGTACAAACTGTTTTTAGATTCAAaattcaatagctccttggtcatgtgatctactgacttcaaacaaggttcagaatgtccactgactacccttctatattgcacaccaTTTAGTTTGTCCAGTTTCAGCTCACACGTTTTTACATGAATTGTTCTAAATgtaaaatttcaatagctccttggtcatgtgacctactgtcCACTGATTACCCTTCTGTATTGCACACTCTAGTTTGTGTAGTGTAAAATCACAAGgtgtaacatacatttttcataGTTTCAAATGTGCATTTCCTTGGTCATGTCAATTACACACCTAAGAAGCATGCAGTGGATATACACCCATATTGCATAACCTCTAGTCATGTCTCTTCTATACTGTTGTACATTATTATTAGTTTGACAATTAGGGGGTTCAGTCCAGTGTAGTGTTTACCCATTTCTTTAGTATTTATCTACAATAATAAGTACTTATTTTCCCTGTTTTTTatttttccacattatttattaacacgtaggagaaagacagataaTCTCATTTCGTCGTTAATATCAACCATAAAGGAAAAGGGCAAAGTACGAGAGTCATGTTATTAATTGTCCAAAGCAGGGACAATGGGTTTGCTGGTCAATGCAAATACTGAACATGTAACCACACTAATGGTGGCCAGAAAATCAATTAATAAAAATGTTACATTGACAAATTTAACAGAAATTGTAGACCTTTAATCTTTTCCAACATGTCAACAGACACTTAACTTCAAATAAGTATGAAACATTTCAGTGTTAACTTTCTCAttatccctggttgatgtacatttCAGAGCCTCTTCAGTGTGGATGGGGTAGAGCATTCATTTTCAACAACAAAGACTGCACTTCCAGTTTGTGTTCTTTACTCTGTTGAACTCTTTTGTCTTCATTCCTAGGCACAGCACATGGAACCTCAGTTGGCAtcaatttttacatttacatttaagtcatttagcagacgctcttatccagagcgacttacaaattggtgcgttcaccttaagacatccagtggaacagccactttacaatagtgcatctaaatcttttaagggggtgagaaggattactttatcctatcctaggtattcctgaaagaggtggggtttcaggtgtctccggaaggtggtgattgactccgctgtcctggcgtcgtgagggagtttgttccaccattggggggccagagcagcgaacagttttgactgggctgcgcgggaactgtacttcctcagtggtagggaggcgagcaggccagaggtggatgaacgcagtgcccttgtttgggtgtagggcctgatcagagcctggaggtactgaggtgccgttcccctcacagctccgtaggcaagcaccatggtcttgtagcggatgcgagcttcaactggaagccagtggagagagcggaggagcggggtgacgtgagagaacttgggaaggttgaacaccagacgggctgcggcgttctgg contains:
- the LOC135563538 gene encoding zinc finger protein 135-like isoform X1; amino-acid sequence: MRSLSYSPSAKEEEVYWTEKETPVKEEEAVAVKKEVEGEAVTVKEEEKDVSVKEEEDSFRVKKEEEEDVTVKQEVEVEAVTMKEEEKDVSVKEEEDAFRVKEEADVTVKEEEDAFRVKEEEGEMTVTSKKEEETGYLGPVSQSHLKASNGSNNEFSHKMVLRNRSLINTRERCDYRGSSGEPQQQQHDAEVAETCLSRSELLKRHQQKPTWRKYYHCCSDCGKRFNYSVELKIHQRHHTREKPYGCAQCGRSFVYPCHLTEHQRTHTGVKPFSCDQCGKSFAKSSHLTEHQRTHTGEKPYSCNQCRKSFSTSSYLTTHQRTHTGEKPYSCDQCGKSFTRSHSLTIHKRTHTGEEIL
- the LOC135563538 gene encoding neurofilament medium polypeptide-like isoform X2 — protein: MRSLSYSPSAKEEEVYWTEKETPVKEEEAVAVKKEVEGEAVTVKEEEKDVSVKEEEDSFRVKKEEEEDVTVKQEVEVEAVTMKEEEKDVSVKEEEDAFRVKEEADVTVKEEEDAFRVKEEEGEMTVTSKKEEETGYLGPVSQSHLKASNGSNNEFSHKMVLRNRSLINTRERCDYRGSSGEPQQQQHDAEVAETCLSRSELLKRHQQKPTWRKYYHCCSDCDFNTLHCTSAEAHFTMRVKSRWPLMGRTSTPSRTSP